A window from Dioscorea cayenensis subsp. rotundata cultivar TDr96_F1 chromosome 10, TDr96_F1_v2_PseudoChromosome.rev07_lg8_w22 25.fasta, whole genome shotgun sequence encodes these proteins:
- the LOC120270643 gene encoding cycloeucalenol cycloisomerase-like has product MPENVFLIAYIINCGSGSPLSAIAETKTVFIQTILLQVPHTTFLLTHTCFLFYHVISNMTLRRLRHSIADLPHSIRMVTEAAWVLALSYFIAYLETIAISNFPYYDFVDRASMYKVGCLFYAIYFIVSFPMFLRIDEKVGAPWDFGRVAVDALGAAMLVTIILDLWRIFLGPIIPVQESKQCAQPGLAWFHLPESSM; this is encoded by the exons ATGCCAgagaatgtttttttaattgcatataTAATAAATTGTGGATCTGGTAGTCCTTTATCTGCTATTGCTGAAACTAAGACTGTCTTTATTCAAACCATTTTGTTACAGGTGCCACATACAACATTTCTTCTCACCCATACTTGCTTTCTGTTTTACCATGTCATATCAAATATGACACTTCGCCGGCTGCGACATTCAATTGCTGACTTACCACATTCAATACGTATGGTTACTGAAGCTGCTTGGGTTTTGGCCCTCTCTTACTTCATAGCATACTTGGAAACTATAGCAATTTCGAAC TTTCCTtattatgattttgttgatcgGGCATCAATGTACAAAGTCGGATGTCTCTTCTATGCAATATACTTCATTGTGAGCTTTCCCATGTTTTTAAG GATTGATGAGAAAGTAGGTGCACCATGGGACTTTGGGAGAGTGGCTGTTGATGCCTTAGGTGCTGCCATGCTTGTCACCATCATCCTCGATTTATGGCGTATATTTCTCGGACCCATTATTCCTGTCCAAGAATCAAAACAGTGTGCACAACCAGGGCTTGCATGGTTTCACTTGCCGGAGAGCTCAATGTAG